A region of Toxorhynchites rutilus septentrionalis strain SRP chromosome 1, ASM2978413v1, whole genome shotgun sequence DNA encodes the following proteins:
- the LOC129763612 gene encoding uncharacterized protein LOC129763612, protein MDEEEKPFLAGFLTIKSQSGFSIRISKKPRYCQLFRASRNGIERLEISDSESDKNTRIVTLENCVKIVLETSVNIINIVTKTGQIQLHSTNDATIKEWKVALQSVAFKEKSVQSNTLSSNAIIEEDNDLYCSSYSENIFTVTLIPTDASMKCGLEPKMFTLMLSNTEIQLKCYEDESIIVAKWPYRFIRKYGYRDGKFTFEAGRKCDTGEGTFKLDNVNPQEIFRCMSTKMKSMKKIMNGESFNRSTHSIQNQLSAALSMEPGSRNPLPPSSQSSFAEIESHNSFHGILSSTELFNSSTLCSKNGIPIKPPRKPVPPMISNTANFKPHSEQRSLSRTSNVSSVFIQNLDNFNDLSDSTCSNPVPLPCEGNRDYECVEDITEAWKKLGIDDINHTENPLTSDEELREFVRERSKSSWEYSSKSRNEKIKLGEDSNTNLLDDNYDKLDFFRTSHKVSSGYKTIVPIKLQTAPPRHNTNSSDDYEVVGSPASTSTSCASHNIVTDQTEGYDNNANQTALVPPDTSPYRKADDSCIGYGIIRKTSIQSQNLVTHSSPIPANSFNEESDKVYRFDYATVSKPKRV, encoded by the exons ATGGATGAAGAAGAAAAACCTTTCCTTGCTGGATTCCTTACCATAAAGTCCCAAAGTGGATTTTCCATACGAATCTCGAAGAAG cCGAGATATTGTCAGCTTTTTAGAGCTAGCCGCAATGGAATTGAACGGTTGGAAATAAGCGACAGCGAAAGTGATAAAAACACAAGAATTGTTACACTGGAGAACTGTGTGAAAATAGTATTAGAGACATCGGTCaacatcatcaacattgttactaaAACAGGACAAATCCAGCTTCATTCAACTAATGATGCGACCATCAAAGAATGGAAAGTTGCTCTGCAGTCAGTAGCATTTAAAGAAAAATCTGTGCAGAGCAATACTTTGTCAAGCAATGCCATTATTGAGGAGGATAATGATCTATATTGTTCATCTTATAGCGAAAATATCTTCACGGTTACACTGATACCGACCGACGCATCGATGAAATGTGGCCTTGAACCAAAAATGTTCACGTTGATGTTATCCAATACCGAGATACAACTCAAATGCTACGAAGATGAATCTATTATCGTTGCAAAGTGGCCATACCGTTTCATTAGAAAGTACGGTTATCGTGATGGAAAATTTACTTTCGAAGCTGGGCGAAAGTGCGACACCGGCGAAGGGACGTTTAAACTGGATAACGTCAATCCACAGGAGATATTTCGATGTATGTCGACGAAAATGAagtcgatgaagaaaattatgaacgGTGAGAGTTTCAATCGAAGTACTCATTCCATACAAAATCAACTCAGCGCTGCTTTATCAATGGAGCCCGGTTCGAGAAACCCACTGCCACCTAGCTCACAAAGCTCTTTCGCAGAAATCGAAAGCCATAATTCATTTCACGGAATTCTGTCATCAACAGAATTGTTTAACTCTTCTACGCTGTGCAGTAAGAACGGTATACCAATCAAACCTCCGCGCAAACCTGTACCGCCTATGATAAGCAATACAGCAAATTTTAAACCACATTCTGAACAAAGAAGTCTCAGTAGAACTTCGAATGTTTCATCAGTATTCATACAAAATCTCGATAATTTTAATGATTTATCGGATTCTACATGCAGCAACCCTGTGCCATTGCCTTGTGAAGGCAACCGAGATTATGAGTGTGTAGAGGATATAACTGAAGCTTGGAAAAAGCTTGGAATTGATGACATAAATCACACTGAAAATCCACTAACATCAGACGAAGAGCTACGTGAGTTTGTCCGGGAAAGATCGAAATCATCATGGGAGTACTCTTCGAAAAGTCGCAATGAGAAAATTAAATTGGGGGAAGATTCGAACACTAATCTATTGGACGATAATTATGACAAATTGGATTTCTTTCGCACTTCTCATAAAGTAAGTTCTGGATATAAAACGATTGTCCCAATAAAGCTGCAAACCGCTCCCCCACGACATAATACGAATTCTTCCGATGATTATGAGGTGGTTGGATCTCCGGCTTCAACGTCCACATCCTGTGCCAGCCATAACATAGTTACGGATCAAACCGAAGGATATGACAACAATGCAAATCAGACGGCATTAGTTCCTCCCGATACGTCGCCTTACAGAAAGGCGGATGACAGCTGTATAGGATACGGTATAATCCGAAAGACAAGTATACAATCGCAAAACCTAGTAACGCACAGTTCTCCCATACCAGCCAATTCGTTCAATGAAGAATCAGATAAAGTATATCGGTTTGATTATGCTACCGTAAGCAAACCTAAACGAGTTTAA